GTTGGAGGTTATGCTTATTGGGCTATACCCACTTTGATTATAAAATCCGTTATGGGGGCTTTAGTCGGATGGGTTTCTGATAGTTATAGAAACAAATATTCGGGCAAAAAAGAACTTACGATTTTTCTCTCAAGTATAGGTATATGGTTGGCTTTTTCCTTAACTCTTTCCTTATTTTTAAAAAACTTGATAGCGAATTTAGCAACATCTCCTTTGACTAGCAACCTAATGAATGAATTGGGGTACGAAAGTATAGAAGAGTTAGAAAATTTTTTATTAAACGCTAGGGGATTAATCAACATTATTCTTTTAGCAATACCAATAGCCATAATACTAATTTCGTTGTTCCTTAGAGGAAAGGGTTCAACGCTTTTCAGACTAGGTAATTTGATGGGAAGTATGATAGCTGGTTTATGGATGGTTATAGGATACTTTTTTGCAGGTAGAATTATAGTTGGTAATTGGGTGATGCCTATTTTTGAGGTACCTTGGAATGTTTTACAATTCACCGTAGGAATTCTCG
This DNA window, taken from Petrotoga mexicana DSM 14811, encodes the following:
- a CDS encoding ECF transporter S component, producing MKTKDVAISGIMIALVFVLTFAIKVPVPFTRGYVHLGDSMIFISAILFGRRVGALAGGLGSALADLVGGYAYWAIPTLIIKSVMGALVGWVSDSYRNKYSGKKELTIFLSSIGIWLAFSLTLSLFLKNLIANLATSPLTSNLMNELGYESIEELENFLLNARGLINIILLAIPIAIILISLFLRGKGSTLFRLGNLMGSMIAGLWMVIGYFFAGRIIVGNWVMPIFEVPWNVLQFTVGILVAYIVLFGLQKTKLFENSQK